A window from Vulcanimicrobium alpinum encodes these proteins:
- the lgt gene encoding prolipoprotein diacylglyceryl transferase produces the protein MSHWFSYPNIDPIAFRIGPVAVHWYGLSYLFGFICVFLWMNRPAGRRRLGLTSDQIQDFLVYALVGVLVGGRTGFLIADWITKHNFADYAAHPLKFIAIWEGGMAFHGALVGVILAILLFLRKHPGLTFGILGDEVVPLLSIGIFTTRLVNFINDELPGKLCNPDHPYCVTFPAYPDGPRYPSQIFEAILDILTLPVILLVYRSRPPDGVVAWTWFTIYGITRSVAEIWREPGFTVLGLDGGQFVAVVQIFIGIAMIAYSYRRGVRTTTRMENAPA, from the coding sequence GTGAGCCACTGGTTCAGCTATCCGAACATCGATCCGATCGCGTTCCGGATCGGCCCGGTCGCCGTGCACTGGTACGGCCTCTCGTACTTGTTCGGGTTCATCTGCGTGTTTCTGTGGATGAACCGTCCCGCCGGACGCCGGCGCCTCGGGCTCACCAGCGATCAGATCCAGGACTTCCTCGTCTACGCGCTGGTCGGCGTCCTCGTCGGCGGGCGCACCGGCTTCTTGATCGCGGACTGGATCACGAAGCACAACTTCGCCGACTACGCCGCCCACCCGCTGAAGTTCATCGCGATCTGGGAAGGCGGGATGGCGTTCCACGGCGCGCTCGTCGGCGTGATCCTCGCGATCCTGCTCTTCCTGCGCAAGCATCCCGGCCTCACCTTCGGGATCCTCGGCGACGAAGTGGTGCCGCTGCTCTCGATCGGGATCTTCACCACCCGGCTCGTCAACTTCATCAACGACGAGCTGCCGGGGAAACTCTGCAATCCCGACCATCCGTACTGCGTCACGTTCCCGGCGTATCCGGACGGCCCGCGCTATCCCTCGCAGATCTTCGAAGCGATCCTCGACATCCTGACGCTTCCGGTGATCCTGCTCGTCTACCGCTCGCGTCCGCCCGACGGCGTCGTCGCCTGGACGTGGTTCACCATCTACGGGATCACGCGCTCGGTCGCCGAGATCTGGCGCGAGCCGGGCTTCACCGTGCTGGGCCTGGACGGCGGCCAGTTCGTCGCCGTGGTACAAATTTTCATCGGGATCGCGATGATCGCGTACTCGTACCGGCGCGGTGTGCGCACCACGACGCGGATGGAAAACGCGCCGGCCTGA
- a CDS encoding cytochrome c biogenesis CcdA family protein: MNSVNILTAFLAGVVSFVSPCVLPLIPAYLSFLTGSSLEELKAQTDAGDRARVMIHALAFIGGFTLVFMALGFTASAVGTALIQYRDWVAKIGGVIVIVLGLNMIGVFKIPFLMMDKRPQFRSANRSYIASFLVGLGFAAGWSPCIGPILAGILLKASQEQFAEATVLLFFYSMGLGLPFFLTAALISRALGALNRVKRYLGAIEVGAGAFLVATGVVLVTGTFGRVAGFFYQYVKPPSL; encoded by the coding sequence GTGAACTCAGTCAACATCCTCACCGCTTTCCTCGCCGGCGTCGTCTCCTTCGTCTCGCCCTGCGTCCTGCCGCTGATCCCGGCCTACCTCTCGTTCCTCACCGGCTCGAGCCTCGAGGAGCTCAAGGCGCAGACCGACGCCGGCGACCGCGCGCGCGTGATGATCCACGCGCTGGCGTTCATCGGCGGCTTCACGCTGGTGTTCATGGCGCTCGGATTCACGGCGAGCGCGGTCGGGACGGCGCTGATTCAGTACCGCGACTGGGTCGCGAAGATCGGCGGCGTCATCGTGATCGTGCTGGGTCTCAACATGATCGGCGTCTTCAAGATCCCGTTCCTGATGATGGACAAGCGGCCGCAGTTCCGCAGCGCGAACCGCTCGTACATCGCGTCGTTTCTCGTCGGGCTGGGATTCGCCGCCGGCTGGTCGCCGTGCATCGGTCCGATCTTGGCGGGAATTCTGCTGAAGGCGAGTCAGGAGCAGTTCGCTGAGGCGACGGTGCTGCTGTTCTTCTACTCGATGGGCCTGGGACTGCCGTTCTTCCTGACCGCGGCGCTGATCTCGCGCGCGCTCGGCGCGCTCAACCGCGTGAAGCGGTATCTGGGCGCGATCGAGGTCGGCGCCGGCGCGTTTCTCGTTGCGACCGGCGTCGTGCTGGTGACCGGAACGTTCGGGCGCGTCGCGGGCTTCTTCTATCAATACGTGAAACCGCCGAGCCTGTAA
- the lspA gene encoding signal peptidase II codes for MIVLWVVAAVVFVLDRWSKALVLGSFVPGESRIVVPHLLWWTFVQNTHGAFGLFGNSPALLIALAIIVLGIFAYAFRDAVGNSQAVRIAFGMILGGAVGNIVDRVQHQWVVDFIDFKTIWPNVFNIADASITVGVALLVIAALRREASV; via the coding sequence GTGATCGTCCTGTGGGTGGTGGCCGCCGTCGTGTTCGTGCTCGACCGGTGGTCCAAAGCACTCGTGCTCGGCTCGTTCGTTCCCGGCGAGAGCCGGATCGTCGTGCCGCACCTGCTGTGGTGGACGTTCGTGCAGAACACGCACGGCGCGTTCGGATTGTTCGGCAACTCGCCGGCGCTGCTGATCGCCCTCGCGATCATCGTGTTGGGGATCTTTGCGTACGCGTTCCGCGACGCCGTCGGGAATTCTCAGGCGGTGCGGATCGCGTTCGGGATGATCCTCGGCGGAGCGGTCGGGAACATCGTCGACCGCGTCCAGCATCAGTGGGTCGTCGACTTCATCGACTTCAAGACGATCTGGCCGAACGTCTTCAACATTGCCGACGCGTCGATCACGGTGGGCGTCGCGCTGCTCGTCATCGCGGCGCTGCGCCGCGAGGCGAGCGTCTGA
- a CDS encoding RluA family pseudouridine synthase, with protein MTHRVDDAEAGTRLDVLLARLTGFSRSHVSSALRAGAATVNGASGKPSTLLEAGDDVTYAIEPPRPLDAQAEAIALDVVYEDGDLLVVDKPAGMVTHPAHGATDGTLVNALLAHVEHLPGERIRAGLIHRLDRDTSGLLLVAKTDDALGTLGRAMQARYIEREYRGIVVGVPDDPAGTIRGAIGRDPRNRMKYAIRSEGKPAVTHYELRERLAGASELTFRLETGRTHQIRVHMAALGHPVVNDPIYGRSDSRLPLPGQALHAWRLRFKHPRTKQMLSFESEPPPEYLATLALFRRSEPGRG; from the coding sequence CTGACGCACCGCGTCGACGACGCCGAGGCGGGGACGCGCCTCGACGTCCTGCTCGCGCGCCTGACCGGATTCTCGCGCTCGCACGTCTCCTCCGCGCTGCGCGCGGGCGCCGCAACGGTGAACGGCGCGTCCGGGAAGCCGAGCACCTTGCTCGAAGCCGGCGACGACGTCACCTACGCGATCGAGCCGCCGCGTCCGCTCGACGCCCAGGCCGAAGCGATCGCGCTCGACGTCGTGTACGAAGACGGCGACCTGCTCGTCGTCGACAAGCCCGCCGGGATGGTGACGCACCCTGCGCACGGCGCGACGGACGGAACGCTGGTGAACGCGCTCCTCGCGCACGTCGAGCATCTCCCGGGCGAGCGGATCCGCGCGGGGCTGATCCACCGCCTCGACCGCGACACCTCGGGGCTGCTGCTGGTCGCCAAGACCGACGACGCGCTCGGGACGCTCGGGCGCGCGATGCAGGCGCGCTACATCGAACGCGAATACCGCGGGATCGTCGTCGGCGTCCCCGACGATCCGGCCGGAACGATCCGCGGCGCGATCGGCCGCGATCCGCGCAACCGCATGAAGTACGCGATCCGCAGCGAGGGCAAACCCGCGGTCACGCACTACGAACTGCGCGAGAGGCTCGCCGGCGCGAGCGAGCTGACGTTCCGGCTCGAAACGGGACGCACGCACCAGATTCGCGTGCACATGGCGGCGCTCGGTCACCCGGTGGTGAACGATCCGATCTACGGCAGGAGTGATTCGCGCCTCCCGCTCCCGGGCCAGGCGCTGCACGCGTGGCGGCTGCGCTTCAAGCACCCGCGCACGAAGCAGATGCTCTCGTTCGAGAGCGAACCGCCGCCGGAATATCTCGCGACGCTGGCGCTGTTCCGGCGCAGCGAACCCGGCCGCGGATGA
- the tgt gene encoding tRNA guanosine(34) transglycosylase Tgt produces MIGDFVVHATAGAARHATFSTAHGEVATPCFMPVGTLADVKLLEPRDLHELNARIVLANTYHLWLRPGRETLVAAGGLHRFMAWDGPILTDSGGYQVFSLESRREIDDDGVTFRSHLDGSKHRFTPENVVAFQEDLGVDVAMAFDECVKLPSSRKDVERAVTRTTAWAQRCAAAWRRGPTMLFGIVQGGLDEDLRAQSSAELVALDLPGYAIGGLSVGESRAEMDRVARFTAALLPANKPRYLMGVGTVRDLVAGIDRGIDLFDCVYPTRSGRHGRALTRSGIEYNVRNAGCVRDFGPLDPACDCRVCATYTKAYIAHLFRSGELLAQRLISYHNVAALTSLVRDARAAIDGGRWKAFRDALLASASP; encoded by the coding sequence ATGATCGGCGATTTCGTCGTGCACGCAACCGCCGGGGCGGCGCGGCACGCGACATTCAGCACCGCGCACGGCGAGGTTGCGACACCGTGTTTCATGCCGGTCGGGACGCTTGCCGACGTGAAACTGCTCGAACCGCGCGACCTGCACGAGCTCAACGCGCGGATCGTGCTGGCGAACACCTACCATCTCTGGCTGCGGCCGGGCCGCGAGACGCTCGTCGCGGCCGGCGGACTCCACCGCTTCATGGCCTGGGACGGCCCGATCCTGACCGATTCCGGCGGGTACCAAGTCTTCAGTCTCGAGTCGCGCCGCGAGATCGACGACGACGGCGTGACGTTCCGCTCGCATCTCGACGGCAGCAAGCATCGCTTCACGCCCGAGAACGTCGTGGCGTTTCAGGAAGATCTCGGCGTCGACGTCGCGATGGCGTTCGACGAGTGCGTGAAGCTGCCGTCGTCGCGCAAGGACGTCGAACGCGCGGTGACGCGCACGACGGCGTGGGCGCAGCGCTGCGCGGCGGCGTGGCGGCGCGGCCCGACGATGCTCTTCGGGATCGTGCAGGGCGGCCTCGACGAAGATCTGCGCGCGCAGAGCTCCGCGGAGCTGGTCGCGTTGGATCTCCCGGGATACGCGATCGGCGGGCTCTCGGTCGGCGAGTCGCGCGCCGAGATGGACCGCGTCGCGCGCTTCACCGCCGCGCTGCTCCCCGCGAACAAGCCGCGGTATCTGATGGGCGTCGGGACGGTGCGCGATCTCGTCGCGGGGATCGACCGCGGGATCGATCTCTTCGACTGCGTCTATCCGACCCGCAGCGGACGGCACGGGCGCGCGCTGACCCGCAGCGGCATCGAGTACAACGTGCGCAACGCCGGCTGCGTGCGCGACTTCGGACCGCTCGATCCGGCCTGCGACTGCCGCGTCTGCGCGACCTACACCAAAGCCTACATCGCGCACCTTTTCCGCTCCGGCGAACTGCTCGCGCAGCGGCTGATCTCGTACCACAACGTTGCGGCGCTCACCAGCCTGGTGCGCGACGCGCGCGCGGCGATCGACGGCGGCCGGTGGAAGGCGTTCCGCGACGCGCTGCTCGCGAGCGCGTCGCCATAG